The window ATTCCTATAGACAAGAATGATCTAGGAAAAGACAAAAGGGTAGCAGTCGAGGGGAGCAAAAGTGAAGCGGTCCTACCGGCAAGATTGGCCACACACAAAAATGACCGATTTTCTAATACAACAACAAAGAGCGGGGCTAGTGAAAACATCTTACCACCATCTGGGTTTTCCTACAAACTGGTAAGAAAAAGTAAAACCCATGACTGTGTGACAGGAGTAGATAAAACAGAACGATGCAGCCACAGCGATAAAGCTTACAAGGAGGGCTCTTCAGCTCCAGAAAGAAGTAAAGGGCGACTTGTCAACAGCAGCAGCTTTTCCGGGGTGGGGAGCACCCTGAATTCTAGTGGTAAGAAAGAGTCCATGGCCAGCCCAAGCCAGTCCACTTGCAGCAGTCAGCAGATGATAGATTACAGAAACTTTGTGCCACAGATGCCTTTTGTACCAGCTGTAGCAAAGAGCATTCCCAGGAAGAGGATTTCCCTTAAGAGATCTACAAAAGGGCTCCGGGATATATTtcacatgaaaaaaacaaaccagagagCCTAACGCTGCTAGCTGAGAAGGGCAAGAGGCTGCCTTCTCCAGCGTGGAAGAGTGAGCTGTCAGGCAGGCTTGGGAAGTATCTTTTCAAACCCAGAGAAACCTTTGCAGCTGACTGTTTGGCACAAGACCTCTCCGACAGCGAAATGCAGTCTGATTCCTCCTATGACTACTGCAATGCTCTGTGTGAAGATGTCGCTTCTCTGAAGAGCTTTGACTCTCTCACTGGATGTGGGGAAATCTTTGCAGATGAGAGCTCTGCTCATTTGGAGCTGGAGAGCAGCAAAGAAGTGCTGGTGAGGCGATCCAAGCACAAAGAGAGCCCTGTCCTGGGGTCTTTTCAAGGGGGGGTGGAACAACTGGCATCCCCCTGCCCAAAATGAAGCAGCTGACTTTGTGAAATTTTGGGACAACATCAACAAGTCGGGTGCAATTACATCAGAGCGTATTATTTGATAGGAGGTTGTTGAAGATACCCAGTCCTGATTTGGAAAAGACTAAACATGAAGCTGCTGCTTCAGTGACTGACCTGCTGGTGTCACCTGATAAAGATCCTGACAGTTCCAAAGAAAGCTCCATAGATACAGGGACACCAAAAAGTGACCACCAAGAATCCACCTCCACCAGTGATGAAGGATACTATGATTCATTCTCTCCCGGGCAGGATGATGAAATGAAGGAGGCTCAGACTCCTGGGGTTCCAGGTAGATTTCCAAGAGACAGTTACAGTGGTGATGCCCTTTATGAGCTATTCTATGATCCTAATGAAGCCAAAATAAACCCAGTCCTAGACGATGAGCTGTGTATGTCAGAAAGCATTTCAGAACAGGCCTTTGAAATCCCTTTGTCCATTTACAGCTTTCATGTGGGAGCAGAGGAGAATATGGCTTCACAGCCAGCTGTTGACATCATTAGCCAAGGGTTTCTTCACAGCACATGGAAAGGTAAGGAATGCTTGTTAAAGCTCTGTGACACTGAACTTTCACTGACCATGGGGATAATAAACTGGCTGCGAAAAAACCCAGGGTTGGTTTCCCCCACAGACCTGATTAGGAGTCCCGAATCACAGCTGGAAAAAAGTGGCGATCCATTGGTCTCCTGTAGTTCCAGTCCATGCCAGAGTGAGCACATAGCAGCtgaggaggaaaaacaaaccaaGGGAGAAACTGATATTTCTAATCCAAATTCTTCTTTGGCTGATAACAATGACGTGTCCCAGACGTGTTTAGGGGGCGTGGCTGAAAAAGACCAAAAGGAAGTTTCTTGGCCTCATACAGCTAATGGGCATTCTCAGGTAAGGGAAGAAAACTGCCCTGAGGACTTGTGTACTGAATCTGGGCTTCAGGAAGCCAACAGCACATCAGGTAATGTGCCAAGATCACAAGATATTGGAGACACTGTAGGGACCGATttgtctgaaaaagagaagatgcCAGTTTCAGGAGAATGCAAGGAACCTGGAGATAAAGCCCCATTAACGGGTGACCTGAGCATGGAGCCTGCTTGCCAGAGCTCTCAAAATCCTTCGCTAAATGATAGCCAGGAAGTGGAATCCTGTTATTCTTATATGACTGCAGCAACTTCCCCGGTAGATTCCCTAGAGACAGCAGCTGGCAATAAAACAATACATCATTTTTTGTCTATTTCCTGCGACAAGCCAGTGCAGCCTCTTACTCTGAGACACTTTCAAAACTACATCAGCCCCATACAAAGGGAAAGTGATACTACTATAATGCAGCTTCTAGAACGTTGTGTCACTCAAGTTGCATCCTTAAGGATCAGCTATGAAAACAAACATCTGGAAGACAAATGCATCGGGAATGAAATGAACAACATAATTTGTAAGATATCtcaatacaaaaacaaaatattattgcaAAATGAATGCAACTGTATCACCCAGAGTTTAGAAGACCCTGGTCTCCCTCACACAAACCAAGATAATTATGAGACAAGCCTCAAAGCCAGTAATCCATATCAGTTGAAACAAAATAAGGAACTAATTTGCTCTAAAGATCAGAAACACAAAAAAAATATCCTAGATCATATGAGTCAGGTCACCGAGAATAAGATACATTTTGAATATGCCCAGCTAAATAATCAAGCCTTCTCTTACATAAAAACTTTAGACTTGAACCCAGTCCAACTGACTCTAACAGCATGACACCCCTTAGTAGGCCAATATTTTACCTCTCTTCAACTCCGTTTGCTCGACTGTACCCAGTGATTTTTCACAAGCCTGCACAAACAGTTCACTGGACAAACCATTGCAAAGTAATGAATCTAAGCAGTGCAGCACAACCTCATGCAGTTACACAGAAGGATACTACCAAGGACTATCTGAAGGGGCCACTCTTCCTAATAACCCAGAGGTGACTACCTCAGACAGAGCAGTGACTGGCAAGAACCATCAATGACACACCAGTGTAACAAGGTAAGTTCTTGCAGAGAAGattgaaataaaatgagaaaaaatgaaGTGTTAGCCATTCCCTTTAAACAATACTAAGGCCCATTACACCTGGTTCTACTGAGTACTTTGTGCTCCTCGCAATTTGACCAGGTTCTTAACATCTGCTTTAGAGAGATTGTGCAATTTTAATTCTTTCCTTATTTTGACTGACTCCCAAAGCTGAGGGCCATATATTGTCTTAGGTAAGAGTCAAGTTCATGGACATGAATGAGAGCTCCATGCAAAGGTGAAGGAGAAACTGGGTCTGATTCTTCATTCAGTTAAACCACATTCACTCTCATGTAACTCCATCAAATCAATAATGCCTAATTGTAGAGCATTATTCTACACATGTACATTGGGTGTTAAACAGTGTAATA of the Dermochelys coriacea isolate rDerCor1 chromosome 9, rDerCor1.pri.v4, whole genome shotgun sequence genome contains:
- the AMER3 gene encoding LOW QUALITY PROTEIN: APC membrane recruitment protein 3 (The sequence of the model RefSeq protein was modified relative to this genomic sequence to represent the inferred CDS: inserted 1 base in 1 codon; deleted 2 bases in 2 codons); this translates as MELRRGKTFIKSSLQPTSEKAPLVDVIPIDKNDLGKDKRVAVEGSKSEAVLPARLATHKNDRFSNTTTKSGASENILPPSGFSYKLVRKSKTHDCVTGVDKTERCSHSDKAYKEGSSAPERSKGRLVNSSSFSGVGSTLNSSGKKESMASPSQSTCSSQQMIDYRNFVPQMPFVPAVAKSIPRKRISLKRSTKGLRDIFHMKKXKPESLTLLAEKGKRLPSPAWKSELSGRLGKYLFKPRETFAADCLAQDLSDSEMQSDSSYDYCNALCEDVASLKSFDSLTGCGEIFADESSAHLELESSKEVLVRRSKHKESPVLGSFQGGVEQLASPAQNEAADFVKFWDNINKSVQLHQSVLFDRRLLKIPSPDLEKTKHEAAASVTDLLVSPDKDPDSSKESSIDTGTPKSDHQESTSTSDEGYYDSFSPGQDDEMKEAQTPGVPGRFPRDSYSGDALYELFYDPNEAKINPVLDDELCMSESISEQAFEIPLSIYSFHVGAEENMASQPAVDIISQGFLHSTWKGKECLLKLCDTELSLTMGIINWLRKNPGLVSPTDLIRSPESQLEKSGDPLVSCSSSPCQSEHIAAEEEKQTKGETDISNPNSSLADNNDVSQTCLGGVAEKDQKEVSWPHTANGHSQVREENCPEDLCTESGLQEANSTSGNVPRSQDIGDTVGTDLSEKEKMPVSGECKEPGDKAPLTGDLSMEPACQSSQNPSLNDSQEVESCYSYMTAATSPVDSLETAAGNKTIHHFLSISCDKPVQPLTLRHFQNYISPIQRESDTTIMQLLERCVTQVASLRISYENKHLEDKCIGNEMNNIICKISQYKNKILLQNECNCITQSLEDPGLPHTNQDNYETSLKASNPYQLKQNKELICSKDQKHKKNILDHMSQVTENKIHFEYAQLNNQAFSYIKTLDLNPVQLTLTA